One region of Malania oleifera isolate guangnan ecotype guangnan chromosome 6, ASM2987363v1, whole genome shotgun sequence genomic DNA includes:
- the LOC131158156 gene encoding GDP-fucose transporter 1, which translates to MSSIRLDNKQYYATSSLVVGYALCSSLLAVINKYAITKFNFPGLLTALQYLTSAVGVWVLGKLGFLQHDPFVWETAKKFMPAATVFYLAIFTNTNLLRHANVDTFIVFRSLTPLLVAIADTAFRKQPWPSKLTFVSLLIILSGAVGYVATDSAFTLTAYSWAVAYLVTITTEMVYIKHMVTNLGLNTWGFVLYNNLLSLMMAPIFWVLTGEYDDVFAAIGSNSGRWVESEAFLAVSLSCVFGLLISFFGFAARRAISATAFTVTGVVNKFLTVMINVTIWDKHASPFGLVCLLFTIAGGVLYQQSVTGSGGATLQRESAVSKQMERENEGDDSGDENQVKGLSGSGKISAV; encoded by the coding sequence ATGTCTTCGATCCGATTGGATAATAAGCAGTACTATGCTACAAGCAGTCTCGTTGTTGGGTATGCTTTGTGTTCGAGCTTGCTTGCAGTGATAAACAAGTATGCCATTACCAAATTCAACTTTCCTGGTCTTTTAACTGCTTTACAGTACCTAACTTCAGCTGTAGGAGTTTGGGTTTTGGGCAAATTAGGGTTTTTGCAGCACGATCCCTTTGTATGGGAAACTGCAAAGAAGTTTATGCCTGCTGCAACTGTCTTCTATCTTGCAATATTTACTAACACAAATCTCCTCCGCCACGCCAATGTCGATACATTTATAGTCTTTCGATCCTTGACGCCTCTTTTGGTTGCTATAGCGGATACCGCATTTAGGAAGCAACCATGGCCATCGAAGCTCACTTTTGTATCCCTCTTGATCATTTTGAGTGGTGCTGTTGGGTATGTTGCTACAGATTCGGCTTTCACTTTAACTGCGTACTCGTGGGCAGTTGCTTATCTTGTGACAATTACTACTGAGATGGTTTATATCAAACATATGGTGACAAATCTAGGATTGAACACTTGGGGTTTCGTGTTGTATAACAATTTGTTATCCCTGATGATGGCCCCAATATTTTGGGTTCTCACGGGAGAGTACGATGATGTGTTCGCAGCCATTGGATCAAATTCTGGGCGGTGGGTGGAGTCTGAAGCTTTTCTTGCAGTATCATTGTCATGTGTGTTTGGCCTGCTTATCAGTTTCTTCGGGTTTGCAGCCAGGAGGGCAATCTCTGCCACAGCATTTACGGTGACTGGAGTGGTTAATAAGTTTCTTACAGTAATGATCAATGTGACAATTTGGGATAAGCATGCTAGTCCATTTGGGTTGGTCTGTCTTCTGTTTACAATTGCAGGAGGTGTTCTTTACCAACAGTCAGTTACTGGATCTGGTGGGGCTACATTGCAGCGCGAGTCTGCTGTGTCTAAGCAGAtggaaagagagaatgagggtGATGATTCTGGAGATGAGAATCAAGTAAAGGGCTTGTCTGGTTCCGGTAAAATTTCTGCTGTATGA